The genomic interval TAGCTTGTGTTGTGGCAGGTTCAGTTCTTGTTGCACCTTCATTAAtgccttcttttttttccagctaTAGGAAAAAGCACTGACTATGTTTTTGCACACCCTCACTGCACGTGTCACACGTTGATCtgtcaatccattttctgaaacacacaaaattaataatttttttattattattgactaTTTTATTTATACCTGAAGCTTTAACAGTACCAAAATTAATGAGCCTCttatatttcttaaataatatCAGATTAACAACACATTTTTACAACACAATGATTTTTACTTTAATGATGTAGTGTTCTGTTACATTGTAATGTGAACTTAACATTGTGACAATGTAATATCAAGCATATTGTAACATTTATAAAGGTGCTTTATGAACAAATTTAGCGTAGCCAGAATATAGTAAACACCAGATATGCCCAATTTGATAACATCCCAatgctattatatttaattaagctgacgtgtacttaccaattgcaaggtgtagtcggtgtccaaaacactgctgccgtaaccatccattaagtgcagcagctttgacaacattagcaccgttgtctgtcgtaatggctgaaagtttttcttccgcgaggtcccattcagaaagcatatctttcagaccttgcgcaatCATATCTGCCGTGTGATCGGCTGGAAAATATGCCGTCTCAAGGCATCTCTGGTGCAGCTTCCAATCGTCgtcaatgtagtgcaaagtaaggctcaagaatgggtccattgtcctacttgaccagagatcagatgtggctgcaaagtgttgaacatttttcagttcagcagctacatttttacaacatgtcttgtacatgtctggcagcgcagttgtagaaaaatgtgatcgcgatggcacagtgtattttctgtcgagagttttaacgaggtgtttaaacccgcttcgctccactgtagccaagggagtcatatcctttgcgatgtaataacaaatagcatcagttatttctttccatcttcttgaactcttctcatactgtgtggcatttgtgaacgcttgtgttatcgacatctgctttgcggaggcacttgttgctgggcgcttgtcagtttctctttgttttttttgagccatgcactgttAATATTCAGTAATGTGATTGTGcttcaagtgttgaaacaaattggtggtgttacctttgggcgtcgaaactgtttttctacagtgtctacatctgacttcattttgttcgatgtcatccttactgaagccaaaatgtgtccaaatgacggagactgcgtttttctttggtacaagctgCTCTTGTTGCTCAGTTGTGTCAGTGTTTAAGCTCTCCATGCTCGACATGTCGGTCGAATAACGTAACGTAACGGAGCGGGGTCACGTGACTCCACACGcggtagtgtttttaaagggaaagtaattgaaataattgacctggaaaaatttgatcGTTTATAGGTTCTGAATGTCGATTTTGATTACTTTTCAATTAAACGCCCAGCCCTAGTTTTATCCTTATCCTGATCTTTGCCTCACCACAACTTGATGGTGGAGACCTACTGTGGCTTtcttgaacttcatggcttgggTTTTGTCCAGACATGCAGCATGAATTGTGAGACCTCATATACACAGATGTGTACCTTTCTAAACGACGTGCAATCAATTCTATTTACCAAAGGTAGACTTCAATTAGGTTCTACACACGCCTGAAGGAAAAACAAAGCAACCAGGATACACCTGACCACAATATGGAGTGCTTAAATAAAcaggaaatttcagtttttggtttttaataaattcactgaactttcaaaaaacacattttctgtttgttattaTGAGTTATtgtgtgtagattgatgggcaaacattgcaaatttatccatttatagTTAAACCAACAACagtataaagtgtgcagaaagtaaaggtatttgagaactttctgaatccattacaTATATCTCAAAGCAAattatgtaatgttttaatgcttcaaaataattttgaataataaaTTGTAGATTCTTACTTGATTTTTGATCAAGTAAATGTTCAAGTATATCAAGACATTTTAACACAattccacttttttcttttttaatgaaattttaatttgaaGACAATTCATTGACTCAGGTCTGTCATTCAAGTTAACCATGGGGAATCAACCATCAGAATGCCATGGATGTAACTGTTGTGTCTGTGGTACTAGCCTTCCTCCTTGCACATCATTTAATAACTTTAGAAAGGACTGGCAGGAGGGATATTACTGTATGTCTACATTTACAATGGTGGCCAATATTACAGAGAAGTTGGGGAAGACAATCAATACAAGTGTCCTGACTGCTTCTATCCGCCAATAAGAGAATGACTTGAAAGagaagaaaggggaaaaaaaagaaatgtgaagaggaagaaagaaggaaaagggaggaagaagagaaggagaaggGAAGAAGCGGAAAGACAAGGAAGAGAGGAAGAGGAAAGACGAAGAAAAgcagaagaagaacaaagaagacagtgtagcagtagaggcttttattgacctcttgaaccatcaggtaccacgccaaacacaaggtaaatgtacaattattacttattttataataatcctgtgcactaagcaccctccactccacactactcatacaataatcaatactctctctctatacacaattctctctatcctcctctcccagacacttagccacccttcctcccagctcagctcagtgtctgggctttcccagagtccttctATACCCCCTgtcccggaggtgttcctgtccaacattccacaagtccttattacttccgggtcagggtaaaagtccttttcttcaacctggaagtacgtcatttctcctgttcatgtgaccaggacgtacttccaggttatagggcacataacagtctgacagcccccctacagcgactcccggtggcccccatggtatccagcagggctgcgcatacaaactgcaaggtccatgaggccctgctggaattcggggaacctccatgctgttgggagagctccacctggtggcctggaggggtgggctggaatatttagccggccatccatcacagttccctccccttagCGAAGTCCACAGGGGTGGAGCATCCAGCCCCGccagggacgtcctcctccaggagacaCCATCAGTCGGGCCTTGGCTGTGTTGTCGAgactccccagagaacctagggggaacggtgtatcggcTGTTCCtccgatcccctgtcctccgaggacaacttcgccacatgTGGCCCAGCTGACGACAGTTGTAGCAAAGACGTCGCCCTCCTAGTTGTCTTCCTCCGCGAGACTGGAAGCACCGCGGGAACTCCGGCAACTCCGCCCTTTTCTCCACCAAGGAGGTTTTAAGGCCGCCTCGGTACTCTCAGCCCTTCCTTCcgatttgtcaggagacccgcgttttattttggggatctcctgcttactttggggcttgtgcacagtttggGCCTCTCTATTGGAAGAggagagcccctttgctgtttgcacggcAGTTGACCTACGTTTATTCGGAGGCGGTGTCCTCAGCACCGCATCGCTCTGGGAGGCCGCACTTTTCAGCTGCACCGGTTCGATCGGCGCTTCCCCTGCCCCTTCTATTACCACTGTTAACTCCCTTATAGCgcgggtcggggtcttgaggtctGCATCGCTCCGGGGAGCCGTCTTATACAGCTGCCCCGGCTCGATCGGTCCTTCACCCGACCACTCGGTTATCGTTCCGCTCTCTCTCATTGGGCatgcagtgctttggcacccactacttattaaccgcggggcctgatcacactgtgtccctttattttGCACGGTACGGATTGGACCTACATGTACCGCCTCATTAACCAGGACCGGGGCTTCTCGGCGTAATCGCCGCAGGTACTCCTCCATTCTCCTCCTCCACGGCTGTTGCTCCCAGCTCCTCTACTTGTTTTTTCAGTCCCAGCAGCATCTGTAATAAACTGCGTACGGGCTCGATTACCTCCTCGAGTGCCCGCACATCCACAAAGTTATTTACTTCGTCCGCAGATAAGTTTGCTTCCGCCTTCTCCTTgcctgccggccgggagccaatgagcacgcccgctctTGGCACGTGCTCGGTTGGGTCGCGCAAAGGctcttgggacttggagtccgtAGAGGATCGGGTGGCTGCTACCGGCTGACTGCAATCCTCCTTTTCTAATTTATCGGTGGACCGCTCAGTCACCTCCCGCTCCTCTTTACGTTTTGTCCTTGTTGGCGCTGCTTcactcgcctcccccttccctttcagggagctcggaTCCATCGGGGAATAACCAACCTCACCGAAGGACCGAAAGTGACCTCCCATTCTTTTTGCCGGATTTCTTCCCCATCGTGGTCCGAAGTCTAGCAAGGCTCACAGTCGCAGCGCTCTCTGTAGAAGGTAGTGTTTCCCCCTCCGTGCGTTCAagcgggaccttcttagggttttctgcgtacacaatatttgttttaaatacaggtcctctgccaaccgACGGCCAGAGAGTCCTGCCGACTaagccagtgtagcagtagaggcttttatcgacctcttgaaccctcaggtatcacgccaaacaccaggtaaatgtacaattattatttattttataataatcctgtgcactaagcaccctccactccacactactcatacaataatcaatactctctatacacaattctctctatgctcctctcccagacacttagccacccttcctcccagctcatctcagtgtctgggctttcccagagtccttttataccacTTGatccggaggtgttcctgtccaacaatccacaagtccttattacttccgggtcagggtaaaagtccttttcttcaacctggaagtacgtcatttttcctgttcatgtgaccaggacatacttccaggttatagggcacataacagtctgacagcccccctacagcgactcctggtggcccccatggtatccagcagggctgcgcatacaaactacaaggtccatgagccCCGGTTGGAATTCGGAGAACCTCCATGCTGTTAGGAGAGCTCTGCCTGGAggggtgggccggaatatttagccggccatccatcacaacagcaAGAAGAGGAGAGACAGAAAAGAGGCAGCAGCAAGAAAAAGGAAAGGAGAaaaagggaggaagaagaaagaagacttgctgaagaaagaaaaaagagaagaagcagacAGGAAAAGAATGGAAGAAGAGGCAAGACAAAAGAGAGAAGCTGAAGAAAGGGAAAAACGGGAGCTTCAAGAGAGGCTGGATCAGACATTTAAGAATGCTAAGGCCAAAACAGAACAGGAAGAAGACATAATCCGTGAGAAGATGGAGCAGAAAACCACAACAGACATTGTAGTCACCCAGTTTGTTGAGTTTGGGACCATCAAAATTCACCTTGAAAATCATGAAACTGATAATGAAAACCTCATGGTTGTGTTATGTGCCAAGAGTGGAATACCACTTTATAACATGACACTAACTGCACTCACCTCAAATCTCTGGAAACACTGCTTTTCCAAGACTGGCCTTCTGATCCCCCAGGCAGACTTGCTCTTGTCTATACACAGGTGCTACTCACAGAACTTGTGCTCACATCTCTTAAAGCGGAGGACAGCAGTTTGCAAGAGGGCATCACTAACCAAGCCCTGTATCTGGTAGAGACAATGAATAATGCTGGAGAAAATAtaactgaaatgtttcatttcACACAGGCTTTGCTGAAAGTACATAAAAGAATGCTGGAAAGCACATATCAATGTAACATTGTAAAGATAACTAAGGAGATAACAGACAGAGAATCTTCCTGCAGAAGAAGTCTTTCTCTTGAAATTTCTAGAAATTCTACAGAAGTGCCTGAGAGAAGTCAGTGAACCAAAACATGGACAAGAGATCACAAGTGTGGAGAAAAAGTGCTTTGAGGTTCTGCTAAGTGCAGCAACTCGAGCCTATAATGAGGAAGCATATTCTGAACTGACCTGTAGAGTTCTGAGGATTGTCCAATATGGCCTATGGCGACCCAATGAAGCTATGGATTTTATGTATGACTTAGTATAGAGCTGCAATGATCCTGCCCCGCTCACGAAAGTGCTACATCTGATTGAAATCTACCGTGTCCCTCCAACCTGGCAGGATGAAGATGGTAACAAGATCACTGACCACCTTGGAACAGAAATTCTGTATCAAGAATTTGAAAAGGATttgaaaaaagaacaagaaaagtcACTTGACACTGTTctggaagaaattaaaaagactgGAAGCATTGACATTCAAAATCTTGACAAGGTGCGCTGCATTGTTTCAGGCATCCAAAAAACAATTGCTGCACTCAAAGTGAATGAACGTGACATACTTGAAAATATACCAAAAGATCTCTGAATACCAATAAAAATGCTGAAGACCTTGAAAAGATTTTATTCACGTTGTGCAAAGGAGTGTTTAAAGTGACTGACTATTACCCAAGAGTGACTCAAATGGTCACCTGGTGCCTGCTAGCCTTGTCAAAATACAGTAAGTTACTTGAGGTTGGCACTGGAGAAGGGAAGTCTTGCATCATAGCAATGTTTGTGGCCATGCGAGTACAAATGAGACAACAAGTGGATGttgtttccagttcttctgtaCTCTGTGAGCGAGATGCAGAAGACTGGATCCCCTTTTATAAGCTTTTTAGCATCACAGTGTATACAAACACTAACAAAACCAAAGATGAAGAGAGATCCATCTGTTACAAAGCTGACATTGTCTATGGGACAGTAGAGACTTTTGCAGCTGATTATCTGCGCCAGACCTTTGAGTTAAAACAAGTACGACCCAGTTGTCAGTTTGACTGTATCATTGTGGATGAAGTGGATTCTTTGCTGCTGGATCGAGGAGTGCAGCTCACTTAGCCTACTTGTCAAGTGATATGATAAGCCTTCAGCATCTTAACACAATCCTAGCCATGATCTGGAGTGTGGTAAATCAGCATGGTTTGGTTGCCACAGAGAACAAAGTATTTATTCGCGGCCCTCCTGTACCTTTTTACAAAGGCATATTTGATTGTCTAAGTGGAGATAACCTGGGCTTAGAGGTACCAATCGACATTTTAGAAATTGCAGAGGAGAACAGCTTTGCTCCATCTGGATTTTCAAAGGAAATTGGAGCCAGTGACAAAGGATAAACTTAATGAGAAGCTAAAAACTATCAATCAGAATGCCATGCTGAAGTTTTTCAATGTCCTCGAAGATTACATTCCATACCACTTTTCAACATACGTTCAAGATGCAAATGGAATACTTCAGCTGACTACTGATGACAGCACTCCTGGACTTCCTTTCCTTGTGCTGGACAATGGACTCTGCTGTTTGCTTTGTGATTCAGATGAACAGCTCTGGGAGCCAGTTCACAGTTACGTATTGGAACATCTCCAGTTCACACCTTGTACCAACAACGCTGAGAAACATAGCATCCCaggctttttaaaaaaccttgTAGAAACAAAAATGCAGACATGGGTAGAAAATGCTTTTTTAGCAATTAAGCTGCAGCCAGACAGGGAATATGTTGTCAAAGGTGACTGCATCCTGCCAGTGGACTTCAGATCTACTGGGATTGTTGAACTAAACAAAAAATGGGGAGATGGCATACAGCAGTTTCTGGAAATGAAACATCAGACAAAAAATTAGTGATTGTGGACATGGTTACTGATTTATCTCCAATGTCTCTTACTTCAATAAGTATCAAGGCCAAATTTTTGGCACAACTGGAACTCTGCGCACTGATGCAAATATTGAGTTTCTTTCCAAACTCTACACAAACCTTACCACTTGCCGTATACCAACATTTAACAGAAGAAAGTTATTTGAAGTTCAAGGTGAGATGACAAACACgtctgaggaatggagaagaaaaatatgTGCTACAGTTCAGGAACAGATCTCTGCCAGTTCAACTGGAAAAGACAGAGCTGCTCTAGTGATCTGTGAGAGCATCAACAGAGCCATTGAAATTGAAAAGGCACTGAAACCTTTTGTGCGAGGCCAGCTGAAGCTCTATATACGCAGTGGCAATGTTAATGCAAAAATTTTAGATGCTGTGTTGGCACCTGGTGATGTGATTATCGCCACTAATTTGGCTGGCAGAAGAACGGACTCTTTGTGTTCTCTCCTTCCTTTCCCAGAATGCAAGAGTTGAACTTCAGGCTTCTAGCCGCATAGCTCGAAAAGGAAAGCCTGGCTCTGCTCAGCTGATTGTGTGCACTAACCATATGCCAGAATACCTTGGCGAGGTCAACACTCTAGGGGCAGTGAAAAGGATCAGAGATCAAGTAGCAAAAGCACGTGTGCTACACTACATAGATGATGATATTCCAGAGATCTTCTTAAGAGAAGAGTTATTTTCCCAGTATTGCAAGATCTTACTTTCTGTGTACAATGAGATTGAAGATGTGGAGGATGAGAAGGCAACTGTAGCTGTTCTAAATGAATACTGGGGAATATGGCTGCAACTTAAGTCTAAGCCAATACTGGAATTGAAGAGAGATGAGCTGTTGGCTTCCGATATTGCGAAGGCTAAGCAACAGTGCAACACAGAAGAATCTCCATGTTCTAGCATTTTATCAGTACATCCGGTTTGGCAATAAAGAACTTTTTGATGAAAAATTTGAAGTCAGCTCCCGCTTGTTCGAAAAAAGCATGGCTCTTGATCCGTCTTGGGCTTCTATTGCTTTTTACAGCCATGCCTACTGCACACTAAAGCTGTCAAAAGACAATTACTTAAACAAAGCAATGGAAGATttggaaaaagcaaaagaatCTCTGGCCAATTGCAAAGAACAATGCGTGGTGACCTTGCAGTTAGTTAAACTTGCTAGTACATCCAAAGAAAATGAGGAAACCACCAGATTCCAGAATCACATAATGACAAGATGCCAAGTacttaatttctttaataaaaacattgaggAAGCCATGAAGAAGTTGAAAGAGATCAAGGATAAGGGAAGGGATGCTATTGtggaagaaacctccgttttTGCACTGGTCCCAGATGCACAGTCTGAAGTTCATCAAGAACTCTATGAGTTTTACAAACTGGGCCTGGTCAACATCTATACTGTTAAGGAGAAGCCCAGGTTCTGTTGGGAAGGTCTGCTTGTCTTCCTCCTGGGAGTTTTACAGCTTGTTGCAGGAATTATTCTTACTGCTATAACCTGTGGTACATTAGCCAACGTTGGTATGGCATTGATTAGTGAGGAATATCAGACTGCATCAGTGGTGCCAAAGCCATGATAACTGGAGAATTCAGTTGGGCCTCATGGGCCattgagaaagcaatttttgTTGGCCTCTCCTTGATCAGCTTTGGAATCGGCAAGGTTATTGCTAAAGGAACTAAAGCAACAATGACGGCAATCAAAGCCATTTGTAAGAAATTGAAATCTTTGCCCAAAGTTCTCAGCAAACAGATCAAGACTGGGCTTAAGCATGTTCTAAAGGATAATATAAAGAATGTTCTTAAATATGCTGGCAAAGAAATTGCAATTGAGGTTCTTAGTAAAACAGAGGATATATTTTTGGATAAAATTGTGGAAGAAATTAGAAATAAGGCAAAGGAAGCAGCACTTGAATCAGTACAGAAGAATATGAAACAGGAGCCCTTATAGCCTCTGGCAGATACTGTGGTGCTGtcacatctaaagaactgcatgCAAGTGAATGTCTTGTTGTCAGATAGCAATAGTACAGAGAAGTTGAAGAATATCTCTAAGGATGTTGCCGATACAGTGCTGGAATCGGATAAGGAGGGTCTGGAGTGGCAGAAAAAACTGCATTCTTCATTGCTTAAGGTCCTTGGTAATGCTTCTGAAGAGTCTAAAGCAAAACTTAAAATTGCTCTGGGTATCATCCAAGCAACTTATATGAGTGCTTTGGCGGCAGATGCCATAGCTTCGGTTATCACTATTTCTAATCAATTTAATGGAAAATACTTTGAGGATCTTGAGAAAATGATTCAAGAAAACAATATGgcagaaaaagcacaaaaaataatgttaaccaCAAATGAATCCAGACTTTTAGATGGCTTTAAAGGGGAGCTGGCAGTTGAAGTTGCAGGTTCACTAGTGGATGTGCTTACTTTGGTTTGCCAGCAGAAGTTCTCCAACCATCTTGTGAAATTGCTCAGAATAAAGTTAAcggtaaaattaataaatatcttGAAGATAAGATAAAAGTGGATGCTGATACTTTTATAAAGTCTAAAGAAGTTTCCACTGGAAATGTTGTAGACTACAAGAAAGATCTCACACCCACTGCACTAAAAATGCAGAAGGCTGTAAAAGCCTATGCTGCTGATATTAAAAATACCAAAAGACCAGCCACTGTGGTTGACATTCGTGTGTTAGCTGAGGTCACAGGAAAGAGGATTGTTGTTCTGGATGATAATAAAGGTGACATGAGGAAGATCCAAGCATTGAACCCAAATAAAAAAACCATCACTGGTACCATAAGTGTGGTTTACCAACCCAAGAGTGAGCAGTACCCCAGTGGTCGTTATGATGTGTGCATTAAAGGGAAAGTTGTAACTGTATCTGGTGACGGAAAGGTCTATACAGCTGTGGCCCCCGATGGCTTGAACCTGATGTGTCAGAAAGCAAGGTAACTGAAAAAACCACAGAGCTAAAAGCACTGAGCTCCAAAATTTTAACGGAGAATGCGTCTTAGTGGAGTTTAGTTATTCAGCATAAGAAGTGGGTCGATGAATTCAGAGGGGTAAGCATTAAACCTTAAAGTATTGAGGCATTAGCTTAAATAGTTCTTTCTGGTCACAACTATATCAGtttaaggtacagtatatatacataatcAGTAATCTAATTCTTAACTCTTTCATTAGCATTATTCAAAAAGTAATTATAAATGCTCATTATATAGTTAGATAAATATAATTGTGGTTTCTCATTTATTACAGTGTTTATCATACAGGGTAAAGAAATTGGAAATGACAATTCTAAATAACAATGGAACATATTTCTAAGTGTTTTATGATAGAAATAGTCAATTTCTAAAACTGTGttcacttattatttttattttactttatcttaGATTCAGTGACTAAAATCTATTTTGTGAAAATCATTATAAGAGATCATGCTGAAGCCCAGTCTCAAAGAAAACTACAATTAATTTGCTTTAACTGCTATAAGTTGGTTGTTATTTGGTGATTCTGTACACAAACCTTCTACTAAAGTCTTTTTTCTTATGTATTCTGAATTTGGAAGTATAAGAacttagaaaattaataaaaatgcttcTGCAAAGATATCCGTggtgtttttttgtattgtatgttgTTCAATAGATTCTCTTCATTTGTTAAAATCAAATTAGGTATTggcaatgaattaaataaatgatgattgaaaagacactaaaaaaaatttttctgttcatttttccaAAATTCCTTATTAAGGTATCATTCACCAACGATTTTGTATGAAATATAGCATCTTCCTGTATTGCAAATCCTTTCAACCTCATTTAGATATTTCATTTTCCTTCAACTAGCAGTCATGAGTTTCTGTACATTGAGGTCACATTATGTTTCACTTCAAAGACATCAAAAGTTCAGAGTTAGCAATATTTCACGTTTTATTAGCATTAGGTCATTTGACTGTTGACCGCTGAGGTTCATGTGGTCTGTAACTATAGAGTGCTATGTAAGTCAAGTATCAGATCAATGATTTtattcaagaaagaaaaaagaaaataatttaaacaaagccTTCCCAATCTAATTGTTTGTCTCTAATGCCAAATAAATCcagttaattaataaataaataaataaatgataaattaatttCCAAATAGGATCTAAAGTTTAATGTGaatttaaaacacttcacatACTGGAAGGCAACATGTCAAGCTGGAGGTGACCTTTAATCAGGTTTGCCACTCATGTTCTGATCTTCTCTTTCTAAATTcctatatttttacatttgcctTTCTgacttagatttttgtttttcctttttgctttATTAGGTAGTGAATCCTACTTTTTtattaccatatacagtatttttacatatatatatatgtaatgtatataaatgtgtatgtatataaatgtaaatatatactactagccaacccgcggcatagcatacgccgcaaaattatgtattgatgggtgaacacgtcctgaaagacgcagttgtccaaatggggtgggtttgaggattcGACTGTAAGTGACTGAaaggatggaactctggagagagcaacatacagttCCCAtggtttgcgatggtggacgcggtcgtgcgtcataaccgaaaagaataatgaaaagtcaacgtggctcagaggtgcttgtggactgtggcacagacgaaagcgacttacgcggtggttggtgagttgttgcgtctgggcatatgagcaggcagtgtgaatgactggagagcgagggtggacgcgggctggGGAATAAGGAGTATGGTATGATATTGTGTAGACAAatattttccgtgttcctgcaggaccatctaagaagaagcatgtttatcgcggatgcgaatcgctgtatgtagcgtgtaaaacagtttgcgatggtggaagtggtcgtgcgtcgtaaccgtaaggaataatgaaaagtcaacgtgactcagaggtgcatgtggactgtagcagagacaaacgcgaatgacgccgtgttttgtaaGTTGTCGCattcgagttggtgggcgtggctctgtgagttgttgtcgtatcccatggtcttagagttggtgggcggggctcgcgtccaagttggtgggtgtggctgtgtcttgcgtgctccatgggtgtcttgcttgcgctggcggctgcttagtgaattatatatatagatagagggTGTCATTGTTTCTCAGTTTCTCTGAATTATTGTATATGCacgggtcagagttgccataaacatACACTAGCTTTTGCatgcaagttttcttttataaatattgaTGTTTGTGAGCCTCTTCTGCCTTTTTTGTGagtacacaagctttataaatgaggcctcagGAATTATGTGcattatgcagctgcagaaaaaaagaaatatagtgATTCTTGTATTCCAACcttaaacaaaaactttaaaacctCCAAAATATACCTTGCAGCATCATGCAATCTTCATTTATGTAATTTACAcctaaaaaacaaatttcataaaataagttgtcttataaataattttttcattatatatactACCTATACTACCTGTCTAAGATTTGTAGAGCAGCATTTATTGTAATGTatgtagtactaaaatgcataaatacacattttttgtgatgtgccatgtttTGGAATGAGAGCGACATTGCAAATGGACTGActgacagacacttgtccttttataaaggtagattatatttaaaatgaacagtCGTACACTTCAATACACAATGAACGCATTTCATTATTTGCCATACAGGCATGTACTGAGTAGGAATCTAACTTGATAGAACTGGTAAAAAACACAAACCAGAACTAGGTACAGTGGCCATACTTCACATGTGCTGTCCTGCA from Erpetoichthys calabaricus chromosome 9, fErpCal1.3, whole genome shotgun sequence carries:
- the LOC127529115 gene encoding E3 SUMO-protein ligase ZBED1-like encodes the protein MSITQAFTNATQYEKSSRRWKEITDAICYYIAKDMTPLATVERSGFKHLVKTLDRKYTVPSRSHFSTTALPDMYKTCCKNVAAELKNVQHFAATSDLWSSRTMDPFLSLTLHYIDDDWKLHQRCLETAYFPADHTADMIAQGLKDMLSEWDLAEEKLSAITTDNEAEMSSYLVSPMLDSEANPLDWWRKHHVHFPTLIKVAKSISAYQLLAPHQSGFFSSGGNIVTCLRSCLKPEKVNMLVFLSKNLE